A region of the Drosophila subpulchrella strain 33 F10 #4 breed RU33 chromosome 3L, RU_Dsub_v1.1 Primary Assembly, whole genome shotgun sequence genome:
CACTCACACAAGCGCAGCAAGAGAGGCTTGGAAcgggagagggagagagagcgGAAGGCAACGGGAGTTTCTTCCTTGTCCCCTTAATTTTAAACTGTAAACTTAAAAACTCACCTTAGCTTCATGTGGAACATCCAACATCTTAAGgctttttttctttaaagtaAATTTGTCACTTGAATAATTTAGCAATTAAGCGTCACTAATTTAGTTGTTTTTGCGGCACACACAAGCACACGAGAGGAAAGCGAATGAAAAACCACACGGAACCCGCAGTTGTATGTGATTAAATTGGTTTCCCCAAGATATTTTGACGCTCTTCCGAATCGACGATACTAACAACAAGAACGGGCGGTACGATATTAATTTATTGGTCCAATTTTGAAAGATCTCGGCGTTCtctgctgcttcttcttcctcGCCACTAAAGAACAGCTGTTGCGCTTAACAGCTCGAAAAGTTAACATAACAGCACGCTGTTAACCAATCAGCTGTGACAGCAAAACAAAGGGTTAAAGAGAGGGCGAAAACTACGCAAAATTCCTAAAGAAGCCCTATTTATTCGGAAAATCTAAACAAAGCACCATAAAAAAGGcttaattttttaagaaataatagTATATCATAAGATTCAAACAGTATGGGAGTCTGTCTATCTTGCTGTGGCCAGAGTGCCGAGGAAACTAATCTAATGCCATCCCCTGTAAGTTTGGGTGTTTTTAAAAGAACCCTTTGAATTTAAGGAAAAACTGGAAAAACCTGTGTGATTTTTCCAGGAGGAGCGCCGGCAGCAGCAGTTGGATGCGGCGGAAAAGCGTCGTCAGGAGAATGAACAAAGGGGTATTAAGAATCCGGAAAGCGTACGGCGACAGCAGCAAAGAGCGGAGGAACTGCAGCGCCGGGAAGAGGAGGCAGCCCGCCAGGGTCAAGGACAATCCAATCTAAGGGTAATACCCTAAAAAAATCCCTATCCCACAAGCTCCCTTACTAATATACACTATATATTTTCAGTGGCAAACGAGCTAGAAGGAGGAGGGAACCCAAAGCTTATAAAGCACATCCACCTTTTCCCCCATATGCTAACTGCCTTTTGTCCAGGCCTTTTGTACTGCGCCGCATTTGTATTGTACGATATATGTACACCTTGTATTCCGGTCTTTCTATTTATATGTCTGATCTTTGTAAACGGCCACCTTTGATCTACCAACATGAGAACTTTTAGCTGGCAACCAAACTGTacaaccaaaaataaaatgtaaaccAAATTGTAATCAGTGATcataaaatccaaaaaaaaaaatgttacaatCGGATTAGTTTGACTAAATCCGGAAGATTACCGAAATTCCTTAGTGAAGGATCTAGCTCATTTTGTCATTcctgttttaaaaaatttactaTTATGTTGTACATAGCACTGAAATCAGAAAATAAACACGTTTTACACACATATCATAAACTAAAATGTAGTTTCGCAgactattttttaaagaaaaaagtctttcaaatttatttttcatagtATCATTGTGTATCTTGtctatatatacatttttctaCTTTTCCCCAGAACATATTGACATAGGTTTGCAAATAGGATTATAATGCCTTTATTATGGAAGTATATTAGCTCCCAAATTCAAAAGTAAGTAACTTGCAAGCTTGTTGGAATACTTTCAGTACCGTCTAAAAATATAGTTTGTATATATTAAAACAACAAGTTcacaaacaaatttttaaattatttataatatgagGTAAGGATAAGATAGGTataataaagttaaatatttcaaatatacttctataaaaattgtattcaGTATCGGATCCAGATCTGTTTTCTGGCTATGTCGATAGTTTGAACCGATGGTTAACCGCATCTGGTGGTGGCTCTATGCCCACCTGGTAACACTGCATCATGGGGGTGGTGATAAAAGGGGGTGTTGTAATGGATGTGATTGCATTTCAAGGCCGGGCAATGACAACACGTTAATCTATAGACGTCGAATCTCTTATATTTTGTTTACACGAAGTCCGCTCACTGATTACATTAGTAATCTCGGCCTGAGAGGGTACTTCTCGGCTATTAACTATTAGTTATCAGCTGGAGAAGCTATCAATACCCGCTCCCTGGCTGATAACATGGTTATAAGCTATctctgtgtgcgtgtgtgacTTGTAGACCCAGTAGCTTCGTTCGCTCATTAATCGGCGGGCACTCGACGAGAAAAGTTCCAGGGAAATCGTCAGAGAAAATGTCAGAGGCAACGTCATCGGGAATCAAGCGGGTACTATCCATCCAGAGCCATGTGGTCCACGGGTATGTGGGAAACAAAGTGGCCACCTTTCCATTGCAGGTCTGTTATTTTAACCTATGTATATCTCTCGGGAATTTCCACTCACGTttgttaattaattgttttccAATAGTTGTTGGGCTTCGATGTGGACCCCCTGAACTCGGTCCAGTTCTCTAATCATACCGGCTACAAGACCTTCAAGGGTCCGGTCTCCAACGAAAAGGAATTGGGTAAGGTCAACTATGtctagtttttttttagatataaCATTTAAAGTGTGGGTTTTACGATAACAGTACTTTCCACTAAAGGCTAACGATAAGAAATTTGTATATACATACCAGTTATCCTATCAAAATTACTATAGTGATTGCATTAAACTGATCCTAttactagaactagaaaaacaGGTTTGAAGTATCTTTTATTATTGATTCTaactataaatttaaaataactttTAGTATCTATATGTATTGATAAAAAGtagttatttttaataatttttttaaaactatgattttaataattttttagcCACCATTTTCGAGGGTCTGGAAGAGAATGAGCTGCTGCCGCTCTACTCGCACCTGTTGACCGGTTACATCGGAAATCCCCTGTTCTTGCGCCAGGTGGGTCACATTGTGAAGAAGCTGCGACAGGCCAATCCTGGTCTGGTGTACGTCTGTGATCCCGTGATGGGCGATAATGGCCAGCTATATGTGCCCAAAGAGCTGCTTCCTGTGTACCGGGATGAGATCATTCCCCTGGCGGACATCGTAACGCCAAACCAGTTCGAAGTGGA
Encoded here:
- the LOC119552569 gene encoding small VCP/p97-interacting protein; amino-acid sequence: MGVCLSCCGQSAEETNLMPSPEERRQQQLDAAEKRRQENEQRGIKNPESVRRQQQRAEELQRREEEAARQGQGQSNLRWQTS
- the LOC119554980 gene encoding pyridoxal kinase, producing MSEATSSGIKRVLSIQSHVVHGYVGNKVATFPLQLLGFDVDPLNSVQFSNHTGYKTFKGPVSNEKELATIFEGLEENELLPLYSHLLTGYIGNPLFLRQVGHIVKKLRQANPGLVYVCDPVMGDNGQLYVPKELLPVYRDEIIPLADIVTPNQFEVELLTEKEVRSEEAVWEAMDWFHQRGIKTVVISSSDLGQPGVLRAFLSQLNGPRLAIDIPKQGGKDLVFTGTGDLFASLFLAHSHGSKDIANVFEKTIASLQAVIKRTVAALPNGGNGPVKAAERELKLVHSKADIEQPQVLLKAQRLN